The DNA region GATTTGCACTTTTGTGCCCAAGGCGGCTTTGAATTCCTGCTCTAGTGACGCGGTTTGCCGGCTGCGGGTTCGCCGGCGGGAAGAATTTCCGGCCGGGTGCGATTCGCCGTTTTCATCGACCACGGCCAATTGCACGTCGCCCGCCTGATCGAGCGTTTCCTGCACCAATTGCTCGGTGGCCCGAACGCTCAGTTCCTCGGTTTTAATTTTTTCACAAAATTCCGCTTGGCGCTCTTGGCTGCCCAGCGGCAGTAAGGCCCGAGCGTGGCTGGCGCTGATTGTGCCTTTGCACACCGCTTCCTGCACGGCCTCGGGCAATTCCAGCAGCCGGATCAAATTGGCCACCGTCGAGCGATCAACCGCCAGCCGGCCGGCCAGTTCTTCCTGCGTGCAGCCATAGGTGGTGAGATATTGCTGAAAGGACGCCGCCTTTTCGATGGCGTTCAAATCTTTGCGCTGCAAATTTTCGATGATGGCCAGCTCAGCCACTTGCCGGTCGTCAGCCTCGCGAATTTGAGACGGCACTTGCGACCAGCCCGCTTTAATGGCCGCCCGTAACCGCCGCTCGCCGGCGATGAGTTGATAGCGGTCGCCCAGGCGGCGGACCACAATCGGCTGGAGCAAGCCATGATCGCGCAGGCTTTGGGCCAGGGCTTCCAACTCGGCATCGTTGAAATCGTCGCGCGGCTGGTGAGGGCTGCCGTCGATGTCGTACACGCTGAGCTGCGTGATGCCGCCGGCTGCCGCTGTCAGATTGACGTTCCCCTGATCGACGGCCGGCATGCCTTCGCTGGACATGGGAGTGGGTGGTTCAGTGCACATTTGTCCATTATTATCGCCCGTGCTGCCGAAGGGATGGCCCAACAGGGCTTCTAAACCTCGGCCGAGTCGTCGTGTGGTGCTCATAAAAAAATCCTCCGTGTTGGTGTGCGGTGTTTAGTTGTTTCGATTATCCAATTAGATTCAGCGCGACCCACGGTCGCGGCTTTATGTTTTTACGCCGCTTCCAGTACTTCGCGGCACAGTTCCACATAAGCTCGGGCGCCGCAGGAGCGCGGTGCGTATTCAATCACCGCCAGGCCGTGGCTGGGGGCTTCGCTCACCGCCACGTCGCGGGGCACGACGGTTTGGTACACAATCTCGCCGAAAAAGTCGCGCACTTGCTGCTCCACTTCATGCGTCAGATCAAGGCTGTCGTCGA from Pirellulales bacterium includes:
- a CDS encoding ParB/RepB/Spo0J family partition protein, whose product is MSTTRRLGRGLEALLGHPFGSTGDNNGQMCTEPPTPMSSEGMPAVDQGNVNLTAAAGGITQLSVYDIDGSPHQPRDDFNDAELEALAQSLRDHGLLQPIVVRRLGDRYQLIAGERRLRAAIKAGWSQVPSQIREADDRQVAELAIIENLQRKDLNAIEKAASFQQYLTTYGCTQEELAGRLAVDRSTVANLIRLLELPEAVQEAVCKGTISASHARALLPLGSQERQAEFCEKIKTEELSVRATEQLVQETLDQAGDVQLAVVDENGESHPAGNSSRRRTRSRQTASLEQEFKAALGTKVQISQTAKGKGKIVIHFANADEFERIRGQLTQGVMPQAQTG